One Pieris napi chromosome 24, ilPieNapi1.2, whole genome shotgun sequence DNA window includes the following coding sequences:
- the LOC125061803 gene encoding beta-1,3-galactosyltransferase 6: MLGTYYLRKYKIMILLSILFFYLGCGITLSFIRMDCVAASQQLAKEAPSKFDKIEYAVLVLSGPGYEAKRDAIRATWANFVGNIFIENEVKLYKWNHTWVGYTPQRDFIKVFFVVGTQGLSGVKLERLKAEHMRSDDLLLLDNLEDNYKNLAVKLKHSLQWAHAHLKFLKYLIKCDDDSFLRVDLIVKDLEAFAPNMNDPEIHKHITKKHSSNEYKGLYWGYFDGRARVYLNGKWEEKDWFLCDTYLPYALGGGYIISKSIVDYIARNADFLSHYNSEDVSMGVWTAALEGINRVHDIRFDTQWKSRGCENNMLVRHKQTPTDMFQMYRTLVHSHGEKLCKTENALRKYYFYDWNVLPSMCCK, translated from the exons ATGTTAGGGACATATTATCTAAGAAAGTATAAAATCATGATACTTTTGAGTATACTGTTTTTCTATCTAGGTTGTGGTATAACTCTTAGTTTTATACGAATGGATTGCGTAGCTGCTTCACAGCAATTAGCAAAAGAAGCACCAAGTAAATTTGACAAAATAGAGTATGCAGTGTTGGTTTTAAGTGGCCCAGGATATGAAGCAAAGAGAGATGCTATTAGGGCTACATGGGCTAACTTTGtgggaaatatttttattgaaaatgagGTGAAGTTGTATAAATGGAATCATACATGGGTTGGATACACTCCTCAACGAGATTTTATCAAAGTATTCTTTGTTGTGGGGACTCAAGGTTTGAGTGGAGTAAAGTTGGAGAGATTAAAAGCTGAACATATGAGATCAGATGATTTACTTCTTCTAGATAATTTGGAAGATAACTATAAAAACCTTgctgtaaaattaaaacattcccTGCAATGGGCACAtgcacatttaaaatttctaaagtatttaattaaatgtgatGATGATTCTTTCCTTCGGGTTGACTTGATTGTTAAAGATTTGGAAGCATTTGCTCCAAACATGAATGACCCAGaaatacataaacatattaccAAAAAG catTCATCAAATGAGTATAAAGGATTATACTGGGGTTATTTTGATGGACGTGCCAGAGTGTACCTTAATGGGAAATGGGAAGAAAAAGACTGGTTTCTTTGTGATACCTACCTCCCATATGCTTTGGGAGGTGGGTATATTATATCCAAAAGTATTGTGGATTATATAGCTAGGAATGCTGACTTTTTAAG TCATTACAACTCCGAAGATGTCTCAATGGGTGTCTGGACAGCAGCCCTTGAAGGCATCAACAGAGTACACGATATACGCTTTGATACGCAATGGAAGTCTAGAGGCTGCGAAAATAATATGCTTGTGCGACACAAGCAAACACCCACCGACATGTTTCAAATGTATAGAACACTGGTCCATTCACATGGGGAAAAATTGTGTAAGACTGAAAATGCTTTAAggaaatattacttttatgacTGGAATGTTTTACCGAGTATGTGTTGTAAATGA